A genomic window from Vitis riparia cultivar Riparia Gloire de Montpellier isolate 1030 chromosome 18, EGFV_Vit.rip_1.0, whole genome shotgun sequence includes:
- the LOC117906764 gene encoding dof zinc finger protein DOF3.5 gives MFSTSDHHMLHCPPRPLPSLDKGWKSNTELAPSCPRCSSPNTKFCYYNNYSLSQPRYFCKGCRRYWTKGGSLRNVPVGGGCRKNRRGKAVRVPQLERGSGNYGSDAPPSGDSVVVVPPGRTGGAEIDLAVVFAKFLNHNSEFEPEVAGSALSDQTDAAGNVLGALNSDAQQEDMAMECGTSLDLMGEVQFLEGHTQLFDGGEKQIQEERIQEFTSHDDASAYGVPTLLSDEAAQEVLWSDAQTLQNFTWQPVMQLQEFESVPSYDHSKMSANLIGEFWSSF, from the coding sequence ATGTTCTCAACTAGTGATCATCACATGCTTCACTGCCCACCACGGCCGTTGCCTTCACTGGACAAGGGGTGGAAATCCAACACTGAACTTGCACCCAGCTGTCCTCGCTGCTCCTCTCCCAATACCAAGTTTTGTTACTACAACAATTACAGCTTGTCCCAGCCCAGGTACTTCTGTAAGGGCTGCAGAAGGTACTGGACCAAAGGTGGGTCTCTGAGGAACGTTCCGGTGGGTGGCGGGTGCCGCAAGAATCGTCGAGGGAAGGCCGTGAGGGTGCCGCAGTTGGAGCGGGGTTCCGGGAATTATGGCTCTGATGCTCCGCCTAGTGGGGACTCGGTGGTGGTGGTGCCCCCTGGTCGGACGGGTGGGGCGGAGATCGACTTGGCTGTGGTTTTTGCCAAGTTTTTGAATCACAACTCTGAGTTTGAGCCTGAGGTTGCTGGTTCGGCACTGTCTGATCAAACTGATGCAGCTGGGAACGTGTTAGGGGCGTTAAACTCGGACGCCCAGCAAGAAGACATGGCAATGGAGTGCGGGACGTCGTTGGATCTAATGGGAGAAGTCCAGTTTCTTGAAGGCCACACACAGTTGTTTGATGGAGGAGAGAAGCAAATACAAGAAGAGAGAATTCAAGAGTTCACTAGTCATGATGATGCCAGTGCATATGGGGTGCCGACTCTACTGAGCGATGAAGCAGCACAAGAGGTTTTATGGTCAGATGCTCAGACTCTGCAAAACTTTACATGGCAGCCAGTGATGCAGTTGCAAGAATTCGAATCAGTTCCATCCTATGATCATTCCAAAATGTCTGCAAATTTAATAGGCGAATTTTGGAGTTCTTTTTGA